In Lysobacter lycopersici, a genomic segment contains:
- a CDS encoding DUF488 domain-containing protein, producing MRPAAGTLWTIGHSTRTWQEFEELLRENGIAVLADVRRFAGSRRNPQFSPDAMAPALAAAGIRYWPLPALGGRRDPRPDSPNSAWRVDAFRGYADYMASAEYIHARDALMQVALRERSCVMCAEAVWWRCHRRLIADDFVARGWQVFDILAPGKVEPHVLNADAVLVDGVLRYPGPQASLL from the coding sequence ATGCGACCCGCGGCCGGCACGCTCTGGACAATTGGCCATTCCACCCGGACGTGGCAGGAATTCGAGGAGTTGCTGCGCGAAAACGGCATCGCCGTGCTCGCCGACGTGCGCCGCTTCGCCGGTTCGCGCCGCAACCCGCAGTTTTCGCCGGACGCGATGGCGCCGGCCCTGGCCGCGGCCGGGATCCGCTACTGGCCCTTGCCTGCATTGGGCGGGCGCCGCGATCCGCGGCCGGATTCGCCCAACAGCGCGTGGCGGGTCGATGCGTTCCGCGGTTACGCCGACTACATGGCAAGCGCGGAATACATCCATGCGCGCGATGCGTTGATGCAGGTCGCGCTGCGCGAACGCAGCTGCGTGATGTGCGCCGAGGCGGTGTGGTGGCGCTGCCACCGCCGCCTCATCGCCGACGATTTCGTTGCGCGCGGATGGCAGGTATTCGACATCCTCGCGCCGGGCAAGGTGGAACCGCACGTGCTCAACGCCGATGCGGTGCTGGTCGACGGGGTGTTGCGTTATCCGGGCCCGCAGGCTTCGTTGTTGTAG
- a CDS encoding ABC transporter ATP-binding protein yields the protein MPSPIPPPQLDLRQRFGAMRNLPPFLREIWASSPWLTSASLALRLVRALMPVATLYVGKLIIDEAVRLVGAHVPHDTLSAAWHSGELSHLVQLLLLEFALAIASDLFGRMVAYVDSVLSEKFSNETSIRLMEHAATLDLEDFEDPDLQDQLDRARRQTMGRMNLLSQLFGQAQTAITVVSFAVGLIAYAPWLMLLLAIAMIPAFVGESHFNAINYSLNFQWTPERRQLDYVRQMGASVETAKEVKIFNLNRFFIERFRTLAQQMFLANKALAARRAFWGTLLSALGTLGYYAAYVYIAWRTVKGDFSIGDLTFLAGSFRQLGNLLESLLIGFSQVAGQALFLEDLYSFYDIKPEIASKPDASPIPKPISCGFVFENVGFRYPDAEKWALRGVEFELHAGEVLALVGENGAGKTTLVKLLARLYDPDEGRILLDGRDLKDYDLDDLRANIGVIFQDFVRYHLSAGENIGVGDVDDMFNQERIAEAARKGMADEVIASLPNGYDQLIGRRFKTGVDLSGGQWQKIAIARAYMRDAQVMILDEPTAALDARSEFEVFQRFKDLSEGRTAVLISHRFSSVRMADRILVLANGKVEASGTHEQLMAQGGRYAELFELQAAGYR from the coding sequence ATGCCATCACCGATTCCTCCTCCTCAATTGGATTTGCGCCAGCGCTTCGGCGCGATGCGGAATTTGCCGCCGTTCCTGCGCGAGATCTGGGCCAGCAGCCCATGGCTGACCAGCGCCAGCCTCGCCCTGCGCCTGGTGCGCGCGCTGATGCCGGTGGCGACGCTGTACGTCGGCAAGCTGATCATCGATGAAGCGGTGCGCCTGGTCGGTGCGCACGTGCCGCACGACACGCTTTCCGCGGCATGGCACAGCGGCGAGCTCTCGCACCTGGTGCAGTTGCTGCTGCTGGAATTCGCGCTGGCCATCGCCTCGGACCTGTTCGGGCGGATGGTGGCCTACGTCGACTCGGTGCTGTCGGAGAAGTTCTCGAACGAGACCAGCATCCGCCTGATGGAACACGCGGCGACGCTGGACCTGGAGGATTTCGAGGATCCGGACCTGCAGGACCAGCTCGACCGCGCGCGACGCCAGACCATGGGCCGGATGAACCTGCTCAGCCAGTTGTTCGGGCAGGCGCAGACCGCGATCACCGTCGTCAGCTTCGCGGTCGGCCTGATCGCCTACGCGCCGTGGCTGATGCTGCTGCTCGCCATCGCGATGATCCCGGCCTTCGTCGGCGAATCGCACTTCAACGCGATCAACTATTCGCTCAACTTCCAGTGGACGCCGGAACGGCGCCAGCTCGACTACGTGCGGCAGATGGGCGCCAGCGTCGAGACCGCGAAGGAAGTGAAGATCTTCAACCTCAACCGTTTCTTCATCGAGCGCTTCCGCACGCTGGCGCAGCAGATGTTCCTCGCCAACAAGGCGCTGGCGGCGCGGCGCGCGTTCTGGGGCACGCTGCTCTCGGCGCTGGGCACGCTGGGCTACTACGCGGCCTACGTCTACATCGCCTGGCGCACGGTGAAAGGCGATTTCAGCATCGGCGACCTGACCTTCCTCGCCGGCAGCTTCCGCCAGCTCGGCAACCTGCTCGAAAGCCTGCTGATCGGCTTCTCGCAGGTCGCGGGACAGGCCCTGTTCCTCGAAGACCTGTATTCGTTCTACGACATCAAGCCAGAAATCGCGAGCAAGCCCGATGCGTCGCCGATCCCGAAACCCATCTCGTGCGGATTCGTGTTCGAGAACGTCGGCTTCCGCTATCCGGACGCGGAGAAATGGGCACTGCGCGGCGTCGAATTCGAACTGCACGCCGGCGAAGTGCTCGCGCTGGTCGGCGAGAACGGCGCCGGCAAGACCACGCTGGTGAAATTGCTGGCGCGGTTGTACGACCCGGACGAAGGCCGCATCCTGCTCGACGGACGCGATTTGAAGGATTACGACCTCGACGACCTGCGCGCCAACATCGGCGTGATCTTCCAGGACTTCGTGCGCTACCACCTCAGCGCCGGCGAGAACATCGGCGTCGGCGACGTCGACGACATGTTCAACCAGGAACGCATCGCCGAGGCCGCGCGCAAGGGCATGGCCGACGAGGTGATCGCGTCCTTGCCGAACGGCTACGACCAGTTGATCGGGCGTCGCTTCAAGACCGGCGTGGATCTCTCCGGCGGGCAGTGGCAGAAGATCGCCATCGCGCGCGCCTACATGCGCGACGCGCAGGTGATGATCCTCGACGAACCGACCGCGGCGCTGGACGCACGCAGCGAATTCGAGGTGTTCCAGCGCTTCAAGGATTTGTCCGAAGGCCGGACCGCGGTGCTGATCTCGCACCGCTTCAGCAGCGTGCGCATGGCCGACCGCATCCTGGTGCTGGCGAACGGCAAGGTCGAGGCCAGCGGCACGCACGAGCAGCTGATGGCGCAAGGCGGACGTTATGCCGAATTGTTCGAATTGCAGGCCGCGGGGTATCGGTAA
- a CDS encoding ferredoxin--NADP reductase, translating into MASPFGTETVLDVRHWTNAYFSFTTTRDDGFRFDNGQFVMIGLEVDGKPLMRAYSIASANWEEQLEFFSIKVEDGPLTSRLRHVQPGDTILVGRKPTGTLLVSDLHPGRNLYLLGTGTGLAPWLAIIKDPETWERFERVVLCHGVRGADDLAYRDYIERELPQHEFLGDTIRDRLLYYPAVSREPFEHAGRDHRGRITELLDQGRVADALGLDPLDAAHDRAMICGSPQMLADFRAILDGRGFHAAPRIGTPGHYVFERAFVEK; encoded by the coding sequence ATGGCCTCGCCTTTCGGCACCGAGACGGTGCTCGACGTCCGCCACTGGACCAACGCTTACTTCAGCTTCACCACCACCCGCGACGACGGTTTCCGTTTCGACAACGGCCAGTTCGTCATGATCGGGCTGGAGGTTGATGGCAAGCCGTTGATGCGCGCGTATTCCATCGCCAGCGCGAACTGGGAAGAGCAGCTCGAGTTCTTCAGCATCAAGGTCGAGGACGGACCGCTGACTTCGCGCCTGCGGCACGTGCAGCCGGGCGACACCATCCTGGTCGGGCGCAAGCCGACCGGCACGCTGCTGGTGTCCGACCTGCACCCCGGGCGCAACCTCTACCTGCTCGGCACCGGCACCGGGCTGGCTCCCTGGCTGGCGATCATCAAGGACCCGGAAACCTGGGAGCGCTTCGAACGCGTGGTGCTCTGCCACGGCGTGCGCGGCGCCGACGACCTCGCCTACCGCGATTACATCGAACGCGAACTGCCGCAGCACGAATTCCTCGGCGACACGATCCGCGACCGCCTGCTGTATTACCCCGCGGTTTCGCGCGAGCCGTTCGAGCACGCCGGCCGCGACCATCGCGGGCGCATCACCGAATTGCTCGACCAGGGCCGCGTCGCCGATGCGCTCGGCCTCGACCCGCTCGATGCCGCGCACGACCGCGCCATGATCTGCGGCAGCCCGCAGATGCTGGCCGATTTCCGCGCCATCCTCGACGGTCGCGGCTTCCATGCGGCGCCGAGGATCGGCACGCCCGGCCACTACGTGTTCGAGCGCGCGTTCGTCGAAAAATGA
- a CDS encoding type II toxin-antitoxin system VapC family toxin, translated as MLLVDTNVLIDVLENDPAWVDWSIAQLRAQSQVHALAINPVIYAELSLAFDSFEALDAAVAGMELELAEIPRPALFLAGKAFVRYRREGGVRQNVLADFFIGAHAAAQGWPVLTRDVRRYRNYFPTVRLIAPD; from the coding sequence ATGCTCCTCGTCGACACCAATGTACTGATCGACGTGCTCGAAAACGACCCGGCTTGGGTCGACTGGTCCATCGCGCAATTGCGCGCGCAGTCGCAGGTGCATGCGTTGGCGATCAACCCTGTGATCTACGCCGAGCTTTCGCTCGCCTTCGACAGTTTCGAAGCATTGGACGCCGCCGTCGCCGGGATGGAACTGGAACTGGCGGAAATCCCCCGCCCGGCCCTGTTCCTCGCCGGCAAGGCCTTCGTGCGTTACCGCCGCGAGGGTGGCGTACGCCAGAACGTGCTGGCGGACTTCTTCATCGGCGCGCACGCGGCGGCGCAAGGCTGGCCAGTGCTGACCCGTGATGTGCGCCGCTATCGCAATTATTTCCCGACCGTTCGGCTGATCGCGCCGGACTGA
- a CDS encoding PQQ-dependent sugar dehydrogenase: MQRITLFLLCIALTLALDACAQTAQAPAVATSQTMPSNAGAMRVETIASGLEYPWSVALLPEGGFLVTERPGRLRRIDANGTISTPIAGVPQVFAEGQGGLLDVMLDPGFAANKRIWLSYAEPGENGTAGTAVATATLGDAALSDLHVIYRQLPKLEGGMHFGSRIAFDGKGHVFISQGERNHKAMAQDLEVLQGKLVRLNLDGTQPADNPFANAPGVRRAVWSYGHRNMQGLAIDPRTGRLWESEHGPRGGDEINRPEAGKNYGWPTISDGMDYATGRPYPETKGREMPGMERPYHVWPKSPGLSGMAFHTGHPGSPWNDSLFLGALADRDLIRLQLDGDRIVSEERLLDELGARIRDVRAGADGNLYVLTDEDDGKLLRVVPPASK; encoded by the coding sequence ATGCAGCGCATCACCCTATTCCTTCTCTGCATCGCCCTCACGCTGGCGCTGGATGCCTGCGCACAAACCGCGCAAGCTCCCGCAGTCGCGACATCACAAACCATGCCGTCGAACGCAGGGGCGATGCGCGTGGAAACGATCGCCTCCGGGCTCGAATACCCGTGGTCGGTCGCGTTGCTGCCCGAAGGCGGATTCCTCGTCACCGAACGCCCGGGCCGCCTGCGCCGCATCGATGCGAACGGCACGATCTCGACGCCCATCGCCGGCGTGCCGCAAGTGTTCGCCGAAGGCCAGGGCGGGCTGCTGGACGTCATGCTCGATCCCGGTTTCGCTGCGAACAAGCGTATCTGGCTGAGTTACGCCGAACCGGGCGAGAACGGCACCGCCGGCACCGCGGTCGCGACCGCGACGCTGGGCGATGCCGCGCTCTCCGACCTGCACGTCATCTATCGCCAGTTGCCGAAGCTCGAAGGCGGCATGCACTTCGGTTCGCGCATCGCCTTCGACGGCAAGGGTCATGTCTTCATCAGCCAGGGCGAACGCAACCACAAGGCGATGGCGCAGGATCTCGAAGTCCTGCAGGGCAAGCTGGTGCGATTGAATCTCGACGGCACGCAGCCAGCCGACAATCCCTTCGCGAATGCGCCCGGCGTGCGCCGCGCGGTGTGGAGCTACGGCCATCGCAACATGCAGGGGCTCGCCATCGACCCGCGCACGGGCAGATTGTGGGAAAGCGAACACGGGCCTCGCGGCGGCGACGAGATCAACCGACCCGAGGCAGGAAAAAACTACGGCTGGCCGACGATCAGCGACGGCATGGATTACGCCACCGGCCGACCGTATCCGGAAACGAAGGGCCGCGAGATGCCCGGGATGGAACGCCCGTACCACGTGTGGCCGAAATCGCCGGGCTTGTCGGGGATGGCGTTCCATACCGGGCATCCGGGTTCGCCATGGAACGACAGTTTGTTCCTCGGCGCGCTCGCCGACCGCGACCTGATCCGCCTGCAACTCGACGGCGACCGCATCGTGTCCGAGGAACGCCTGCTCGACGAACTCGGCGCGCGCATCCGCGACGTGCGCGCCGGAGCGGACGGGAACCTGTACGTGCTCACCGACGAAGACGACGGCAAGTTGCTGCGGGTCGTGCCGCCGGCATCGAAGTAA
- a CDS encoding glutathione peroxidase: MATAYDFSARDIEGHEQSLADYRGKVLLVVNVASKCGFTPQYTGLEKLWQQYRDRGLVVLGFPCDQFGHQEPGDEAEIRNFCSLTYDVDFPMFAKVEVNGGGAHPLWKWLKDEKGGLLGIGAIKWNFTKFLVGRDGRVLKRYAPTDTPESLAKDIEAALG; the protein is encoded by the coding sequence ATGGCCACCGCCTACGATTTCAGCGCCCGCGACATCGAGGGCCACGAACAATCCCTCGCGGACTATCGCGGCAAGGTGCTGCTGGTCGTCAACGTCGCGTCGAAGTGCGGTTTCACCCCGCAGTACACCGGGCTGGAGAAGCTCTGGCAGCAATACCGCGACCGCGGGCTGGTGGTGCTGGGCTTCCCCTGCGACCAGTTCGGCCACCAGGAACCCGGCGACGAAGCCGAGATCCGCAACTTCTGCTCGCTAACCTACGACGTCGATTTCCCGATGTTCGCCAAGGTCGAGGTCAACGGCGGCGGCGCGCATCCGCTGTGGAAATGGCTGAAGGACGAGAAAGGCGGCCTGCTCGGCATCGGCGCGATCAAGTGGAACTTCACCAAGTTCCTGGTCGGCCGCGACGGCAGGGTGCTGAAGCGCTATGCGCCGACCGACACGCCCGAATCGCTGGCGAAGGACATCGAGGCCGCACTGGGATGA